TGGATCCTAATCAATCAAGGACTTCGATCTCAGGAACTGCTCAGCAACATAACCCGCATCCAGACCTTCGATAGCTATCGAAGCGTTGAGAGACTGCAAACTCTCTAGGTCCAGTGATTCGAAGACGGGTTTCAGGAGTCCTTCGATCTCGGGATACATGTCGTAGACCTCTTTCCTCACTATGGGAGCGGGTTCGTAGATGGGCTGTACGCCTTTGGTGTCCTCAAGAACGACAAGTCTGAGGGCCGAGAGCGCCCCGTCCGTACCGTATGCCATAGCGAGATTGACCCCGTCTATATTCTGTGCGGCAGCCCTGATCGTCTGAGCGGTGTTTCCTCCGGAGAAGGCCAGAATTTGATCGTTGGAAAGTTCAAAACCATATGCCTCCTGGAAGGCAGGCATCGCATCGGGCCTCGTCAGAAACTCTTCGGAAGCGGCCAGCTTGATGAATCCTCCACCGTTAATGTATGTCGCAAGGTCTTCGAGGGTCTTGATTCCCTCACTCTCGGAAAGATCCTTTCTGATCGCCAGAGCCCAGGTATTGTTCGCAGGAGCTGGAGTAAGCCAGACGAGACCGTTACTTGCCAGATCAAGGGCCTTCACAGTCTCGTATCCCGACTTCGCGTTCTTCCATACCATGGGATCTGTGTTATCAAAGAAGAAGCCTCCGTTTCCGGTGTACTCGGGGTAGATATCGATCTCACCAGCGATGATCGCCTTTCTGATGACACTCGTCGTGCCGAATTCTGTCTTGTCATTCACCTTGAAACCGTTCTTTTCAAGGACGATGACAATCATCTGACCGAGCAGAGCTCCTTCTGTATCAATCTTCGATGCCACCGTAATCGGCCCCTTCAGTGCCAAACCAATTACAGTTATCAATAATAGCGCTATTAACATTATTCTCTTCACAACAACCAACCTCCATAGTTTGTATTGCCGATAATTATACTCAACTTAATTGTACACTATCACCGGAGATTTTCAATGCATTGCTACCTCTGTAGATTCGTCTGACTTTTGTAGCGAGCTAAGACGCATTCGCGGAATCTCCTGTTTTTTCAT
This portion of the Mesotoga infera genome encodes:
- the osmF gene encoding glycine betaine ABC transporter substrate-binding protein OsmF produces the protein MKRIMLIALLLITVIGLALKGPITVASKIDTEGALLGQMIVIVLEKNGFKVNDKTEFGTTSVIRKAIIAGEIDIYPEYTGNGGFFFDNTDPMVWKNAKSGYETVKALDLASNGLVWLTPAPANNTWALAIRKDLSESEGIKTLEDLATYINGGGFIKLAASEEFLTRPDAMPAFQEAYGFELSNDQILAFSGGNTAQTIRAAAQNIDGVNLAMAYGTDGALSALRLVVLEDTKGVQPIYEPAPIVRKEVYDMYPEIEGLLKPVFESLDLESLQSLNASIAIEGLDAGYVAEQFLRSKSLID